The following nucleotide sequence is from Rubrobacter radiotolerans DSM 5868.
CTCCGGAGAACTCCGGCAGCCCGACAACGTCGAGCAGCGTCCGGAGCAGCGGCCCCCCGAACGTTCTGCCGCAGCCCGCGCAACGCATCGCGAGCCGGGCGCAGGGCGTCAGAGGACGCGACTCGCACGCCGGACAGAGCGGACGCAGGAGGTCCTGATGTCCCCGAGACTTCGACATACGCGCTTTGCTGACGCTCTCCCTTCTGGGTCCGTTTGCCGGGTTTGCCCGCTCGCAGGCTCCACCTGTTTACGGCTGCGCGGTGCAAACCTTTAGTCGGGGAGGCGGGGGATCACGAAGACGCGTGGCCTGGACGCTTCACGATGAGGCAGGAGATCCCTGCCCCAAGAAACCCCGGGCCCGAGCGCAGATCCAGTGCTTTACAGTGTGTAGAGACCCGTGGCGAGCGCGTCGAGGACGCGCTGGCGGATCCTCTCCGGCGCGACCGGTTCGGCCGTGAGCGGAGTGAGTAGGTCCGTCGCCTCCCGCGGCTTTTCGGCGTCTGCCGGCAGCGTCTTGCGCGAGCCGTCCGGAAGCTCGACAAGACGCTTGCGCCCGCCGCGCTTGCCCCGCTTGGAGCGGTCCTCTCCCGCGACCTCGACGATGTCCAAGGAGTAGTCGATCATGGGCGCGGAGGCTATTGCCCCCCCGACCCCGAAGGCATCGCAGACGGGCGCGAGGTGCAGGATGTACTCGACGTCTATTCCGCCCGAGGCGAAGAGCTTTACGTGCGAGTAGCCCTTCCGGTCGAGTTCCCAGCGGACCTCGCGCATCAGGTCGAGAAAGTTCCCCCGGCGGTTGCCGGGCGTGTCGAGGCGGACGGCCTGGATCTTGTCCGGGATCGCCTCGCAGGCGATGAGGGCCCCGAACTTCTCGTCGTCGAAGGTGTCTATGAGGATCGTGCGCGGGACCTCCGGACCGACCGCCGCGTCGAACGCCTTTGCAGCTTCGGCCGTCGAGCCGATGATCAGGACGAGCGCGTGCGGGAGCGTGCCCGTCGAGGGGATGCCGAAGCGGTCGGTGGCGAGCGAGACGGCGACCTGGTCGCAGCCGCCGATGTAGGAGGAGCGCTCGATCATGGGCGTTATCGCCGGGTGCATCCTTCGCGCGCCGAAGGAGATCACGGGCTTCTCCCCGGCCGCGAGCCGGCAGCGCGCCGCTCCGGTTGCGATCCCCGAAGCCTGACACAGAAACCCGAGCAGCGCCGTCTCGTGCTCGGCGAAGGCCCCGTAGGGGCCGCTCAAGGTTAGGACGGGCTCGTTGGGGCGGCAGATCGTCCCCTCCGGCACCGCCTCGACCGAGACGCCCTCAAGCCCTTCCGCGAGCGTTGCGACCTCATCCAGCCCGCAGACAACAAACCAGGCGTCCGGGTCGGAAGTCTTGTAGGCGACCTCGGCGTGGACCGGGGTGTCTTCGAGGCCCCGGGAGCGGAGCACCTCCATCGTCCTGTGGAAGTACGAGTCGGCGACCTCGGCCGCACGGATCTCCGCATCCGACGCCGAGTTGAAACGCTTCGGGGCCTTCTCGCTCACGCTCTCCTCCGTCCGTGCCGTGCTGTCCGCGCTTTCCGAAAAACCACTAGCCGCGTATGATAGCCAAACTATGAGACGCTCGGGAAAACAGAAGGACGCGACAAACACCTTTGCCGCCGCCGCCGGCACGCCCTACGCGGCCGAGGCCGCCGCCGAGGTCTACCGCTCCGGAGGCAACGCCGCCGACGCCGCCGTCGCCGCTGCGGCCGCCGTGAGCGTTACCGAGCCGTTGATGAGCAGCATCGGAGGCGGGGGCTTCGCGCTCGTGAGGAGCCCGGACAGTAGCGCCGAGCTTATCGACTACTTCGACGTCATGCCCGGCAAGGGGCTACCGAAAGAACGCTTCGGGGCGGGGGGGAAGCCGCGCACGATCCGCATAAAGCTCGGGGCTGGTGTCGACTCGATCATCGGCGGTCCCGCCGTCGCCGTTCCGGGGTCCGTAAAGGGCTGGCAGACCCTTCTCTCCCGGCACGGCAACCTCACGCTGCGGGAGGTTCTGAAGCCCGCCGCCCGGCTCGCGCGCGAGGGCTTCCTCCTGTGCAAGAACTCCGCCGACTACTTTCTTGTCGCCGATGAGGCGCTCAGCCTCACGGAGGAGACAAAGAAGAACTTCTACAAAAAGACCCCGACCGGAGAGCGCGTCTACCACGAGAACGAGGAGATGCGCTTCCCGGACCTTGCGGACACCTTCGATGCGATCGGGGAGGGCGGAGCGGACCTCTTCTACGAGGGCGAGCTCGCCGAGAGGATAAGCCACTACGTTCAGAAGATGGGCGGTCTCATAACGCTGCGGGACCTCGCCGAATACACCCCGACGATCCGCGAGCCCCTCGCCGTTACCTACGGCGCGGGACGGATGTTCACGAACGCCCCGCCCTCGGCCGGAGGGGCGACCCTCGCGCAGATGCTCCGCGTGGTCAGCGGCTTCGAACTCGCCGCGCTCCCGCCGGAGGAGTACGGCCGCATCGTCGGCGGCGCGATGCGCTACGCCCTGCGCGACCGGGAGGTCGAGTACGGCGACGAGGAACGCAACCTGGAGATCTCCCGGAGGCTCACGAGCGAGGAGTACGCCAAGGTCCAGCGGCGCAGGATCTTCGGCTCCTCCCATACCTCGCACCTCTCGTGCGTCGACTCCGACGGGCTCGCGGTCGCGATCACCGCGAGCATGGGCTACGGATCGGGGCTCGTCGTTCCGGGTACGGGCATCCCCCTCGGGAACACGCTCGGGGAGCCGGAGCTGAACCCGCGCGGCTTCCACGCCTTGAAGCCCGGCGAGAAGCTTATATCGAGCATGAGCCCGACG
It contains:
- a CDS encoding nicotinate phosphoribosyltransferase, with the translated sequence MSEKAPKRFNSASDAEIRAAEVADSYFHRTMEVLRSRGLEDTPVHAEVAYKTSDPDAWFVVCGLDEVATLAEGLEGVSVEAVPEGTICRPNEPVLTLSGPYGAFAEHETALLGFLCQASGIATGAARCRLAAGEKPVISFGARRMHPAITPMIERSSYIGGCDQVAVSLATDRFGIPSTGTLPHALVLIIGSTAEAAKAFDAAVGPEVPRTILIDTFDDEKFGALIACEAIPDKIQAVRLDTPGNRRGNFLDLMREVRWELDRKGYSHVKLFASGGIDVEYILHLAPVCDAFGVGGAIASAPMIDYSLDIVEVAGEDRSKRGKRGGRKRLVELPDGSRKTLPADAEKPREATDLLTPLTAEPVAPERIRQRVLDALATGLYTL
- a CDS encoding gamma-glutamyltransferase family protein, with protein sequence MRRSGKQKDATNTFAAAAGTPYAAEAAAEVYRSGGNAADAAVAAAAAVSVTEPLMSSIGGGGFALVRSPDSSAELIDYFDVMPGKGLPKERFGAGGKPRTIRIKLGAGVDSIIGGPAVAVPGSVKGWQTLLSRHGNLTLREVLKPAARLAREGFLLCKNSADYFLVADEALSLTEETKKNFYKKTPTGERVYHENEEMRFPDLADTFDAIGEGGADLFYEGELAERISHYVQKMGGLITLRDLAEYTPTIREPLAVTYGAGRMFTNAPPSAGGATLAQMLRVVSGFELAALPPEEYGRIVGGAMRYALRDREVEYGDEERNLEISRRLTSEEYAKVQRRRIFGSSHTSHLSCVDSDGLAVAITASMGYGSGLVVPGTGIPLGNTLGEPELNPRGFHALKPGEKLISSMSPTVVSSEEGGLLCLGSPGATRIPSAILQTIINVIDFGMPLESAVMFPRIHSEFRPGGKTLFAYEAGARKASDLDSEFDIVLAYDGPNMYFGGVNAVRLTPERTFEAAADPRRSGGAAFV